CTGACCCGGCTGATGAACGTCGCCTGCGAGCACGGGGTCGCCGACCGCCTGTGGGTGACCGGCTATCTGGCCGAGGAGGAATACCAGCAGCAGCTCGGGAACGCCGATCTGGCGGTCTGCCCGTTCGAGCCCGACAAATCCGCGTCGGGGTCACTGGGCTCCCTCATCGCGGCCGGATGTCCGGTGTTGGCCTCCGACGTTCCCTTGATCGCCGAGTACAACGCCATCGTGCCGGGCGCGATTCCCACGTTCAGCCCGTACACGCCGGAGAGCCTCGCCCGCGCCATCGCGGAGCAGCTGCGGAAGCCGCGGCCGGAGCGCGCTCGCGACCTCGCCCGGCTGCGAGAGCGGTTGTCGATCCGCGCCATCTACGATCGCCATCTCGAGGTGTATCGTCACCTATGATCATGTCGGCCGCGAAGCGGTTCCTGTTGAGGTTCGAAGCGTTCCATGACCTTCGAGATGGTCGGGCCCAGCGGCAGCGGCGCGAGGCTGGTCTAGAGCTGCCGGTCATTCCCGACTACCCCTTCCGATCGGTTCCCCGGTATGGTCACGGCCTTCCACCCCACGGCCCGCTTGTCGACATTCTTGATCGGCATCGGAGCGCCTACGCGGCGCTTCTGCGCCAGTTCGAGGCTTTCCGAAACGGTCTCCACGACATCGCGCTCGATCGTCCACCCGATGCGGGCCAGCCCTACTGGCGGAACGGCTACTTCTCCGGCCTCGACGCGGTCTCTCTCTACGCGTTTGCGGCCCTCTACAAGCCACGCCGCTACATCGAGGTCGGGTCCGGAAACTCCACGAAGTTCATGCGGAGGGCCATCCTCGATCACGGACTCGGTACTCACATCCTCTCGATCGATCCACACCCGCGTGTCGAGATCGACCGGCTTTGCGAAGAGGTCCGACGGACTCGCCTCGAAGAGGTAGACGTGACGCTGTTCGACGACCTGACCGCCGGCGATATCTTGCTCGTGGATGGCTCACACCGTGTCTTCATGAATTCCGATGTCGCGGTTGTATTTCTCGACATTCTTCCGCGACTCAAGCCAGGGGTATTGATCTATTTCGACGACATCTTCCTGCCCCTCGACTACCCTCCCGAGTGGATGGATCGCTACTATTCGGAACAGTATCTGCTCGCCGCCACGCTTCTGGCGGAAGGTCCCCATCTCGAGATCGTCTTGCCGTGCACCTTTGTGCGACTGAGGCCGGACCTCAAGGACATCCCCGACTCGTTGGAGCGAGATAGCAAGATCACGGGCGCGGGACTGAGCTGGGGCAGCGGATTTTGGCTGCGGCGGCGCTGACCCCCGGCTGCGCTACGCGGTGTGCCGCTTCTCGAAAAGGTCACGAGAGGCGGTCTTCGGCCGATCCTCGAGCGAATTCCACGAGTATCTCTCCTCGATCAGACGTCGGCCTCCAGCCGCGAGCCGTCGACGCGGATCCTGATCCCCGAGAACGGCGACGCAGGCGGCGGCTGGTCGGGGATTACCGCGCCGTTCGGGATGACCTCCACGTTCGCTCGACCAAGCCACTCCGATCCTGTCGGCAGCAGACCAAGGTCTCCATGTCATCGAGGTCGAGGCCCGTGGGCGCGAGGGCGGCCCGGCGCCGGGTGACGGACTCGAGATTCGGGGCCACCCAGAGCTTGGCGACATCGAGCAGGTCCGTGGACGGGGCGATTCTGGACCGCTGGATCCGTAAAGCGTCCTAGTTCACGCTGCCTCGGGACAGGGCCGCGGTTTCCCACACCCGGAAGCGCCGGCCGGCGCAGGCATCGATGACGCCCATCACACCGGCGAGCGCCACCAGGACCACGTAGAACGGCAGCGAGAACAGCCGGCCCGGCCTGAGTCCGGCGCGCGCCAGGATGTATCCCACGAGGGCCAGCGCCCAGAAGGCGACCTGGGGCACCAGGAGCAGGCCGAAGGGAGAGCGAGGCGCCAGGGCCGCGGTGGACACGAGCAGCAGGACGAGGGGCACCGCGGTCAGCCAACGCAGGACCTTGCGAGAGAGGAACTGCCAGGCGCGGAGCGGGGTGAGCTGGGCGCGCAGCCGCCAGATGGCCAGCGCACCCTGGGCCACGATGCGCCGCTGTCGGGAGAATTCCTCCCGGCCGGTGTGGGCGGGTCGCTCCACCGAGCGGACGGTCGGCTCGTAGCGCAGCCAGCGGCCGGTTCGCCCGATTCGCAGTGGAAGCTCCAGGTCGTTGGCCACCTCGGGATGGAGCGGCTCGAACAGCGCCGCCCGGATCGCGAAGACGGACCCCACGCAGACGAGCACCGACCCGATGCGGCTCTCCAGCTGCTTGATGAGGGACTCGTAGCCCCAGTAGACCCGGGTTCCCTCTGAGACGGCCGACTCCGCCCGCTCGTCCCGATAGTGCATCTCGCCGGTGACGCAGCCGACGCGCGGATCGGCGAAATGCCGAGCGATCCGGCGGAGCGCCCCCGACTCGATGTGGGAGTTCGCGTCGGTGAAGAACAGGATCTCGCCTCGCGCGAGCTGGGCCAGGCGATTGAGCGCCGCGCTCTTGCCGCCGCGCGGCTCCATCCGGACGAACGTCAGTCGCGCGTCGGTCATGCCCCGGACGATCTCGTCGGTGCGGTCCTCGGAGCCATCGGAGGCCACCAGGACCTCGAGGCGGTCGGCGGGATAGTCCCAGCCCAACGTCTCGGCGAGCTTCCACGCGATGTCGCGCTCCTCGTTCCACGCGGCAATGAGCACCGACACGGAGGGCCGGTGGTCGGCGCGGATGGCGGGCTCGACTTTCCGCACCAGGCCCAGCAGCCACAGGATGAGCGGATAGCCCACGTAGACGTAGGCGATCCAGACAACACCGACCCAGAACAAGGCGATCATCGAGAACGGACCGCAGCTTCCGCGTGGCCGGTCGGTGCTGTACGATTCATGCGGAGTCGCGAGCCTCGGACCATTCTATACGCACGCACCCGGTCGCGCACTTCGTCGAGAATCCTCCCTGACGGCAACTGGCCGCCCGACCTCCGTCTCATGGACGCAAGACGGTGATCGTCGTCGGCTTGCGAAGCGGGGCTCGCTCTCCTCGCCGATCGTCGCGGGCTGCCCCATTGTCGCCTCTACCGGCAGGTCGCCCGAGACGCCCGGCCCCGCCCGTGAAGGGCCGCGCGTTACCCCGATGTGTCGCGGGCGATCATGTCCCGGAGGCACGTGGTGACGATGTGATCCAGGGCCATGTGCAGGTCCTCGATGGGACCGTAGTCGTCACTGGAGACGATCACCGCCCGGTCTACGAGGTCCTTCAGCTTGCCGCCCTTGAATCCGAGGATGCCGATGGTCTCGGCTCCGAGGCGTCGAGCCAGCTTGACCGCCTCGACGACGTTGGGCGAGTTCCCGCTCCCGCTGATCGCGATGAGCACGTCGCCGGGGTCGGTGAAGGTCCGCACCTGCTCCACGAAGATGCGGTCATAGCCGGCATCGTTCGCCCACGCGGTCATCAGCGGGATGTTGTCGGTCAAGGACAGAACCTTGAAGCGGCCGGTGGGGGTCGCGTCCCCCGGAAACTGACCGAAGACGTTCTTCGCCAGGTCGCAGGCCATGTGCGAGGCGGTGGCGGCGCTGCCCCCGTTCCCGACGATCAGCACCTTCCGCCCCTCTCGGTAGGCGG
Above is a window of Candidatus Methylomirabilota bacterium DNA encoding:
- a CDS encoding class I SAM-dependent methyltransferase, which encodes MIMSAAKRFLLRFEAFHDLRDGRAQRQRREAGLELPVIPDYPFRSVPRYGHGLPPHGPLVDILDRHRSAYAALLRQFEAFRNGLHDIALDRPPDAGQPYWRNGYFSGLDAVSLYAFAALYKPRRYIEVGSGNSTKFMRRAILDHGLGTHILSIDPHPRVEIDRLCEEVRRTRLEEVDVTLFDDLTAGDILLVDGSHRVFMNSDVAVVFLDILPRLKPGVLIYFDDIFLPLDYPPEWMDRYYSEQYLLAATLLAEGPHLEIVLPCTFVRLRPDLKDIPDSLERDSKITGAGLSWGSGFWLRRR
- a CDS encoding glycosyltransferase family 2 protein; the protein is MIALFWVGVVWIAYVYVGYPLILWLLGLVRKVEPAIRADHRPSVSVLIAAWNEERDIAWKLAETLGWDYPADRLEVLVASDGSEDRTDEIVRGMTDARLTFVRMEPRGGKSAALNRLAQLARGEILFFTDANSHIESGALRRIARHFADPRVGCVTGEMHYRDERAESAVSEGTRVYWGYESLIKQLESRIGSVLVCVGSVFAIRAALFEPLHPEVANDLELPLRIGRTGRWLRYEPTVRSVERPAHTGREEFSRQRRIVAQGALAIWRLRAQLTPLRAWQFLSRKVLRWLTAVPLVLLLVSTAALAPRSPFGLLLVPQVAFWALALVGYILARAGLRPGRLFSLPFYVVLVALAGVMGVIDACAGRRFRVWETAALSRGSVN
- a CDS encoding SIS domain-containing protein; amino-acid sequence: MKPDVDVRGTVQGYLGRLRAALDSLPVDAVEDIVHRLYAAYREGRKVLIVGNGGSAATASHMACDLAKNVFGQFPGDATPTGRFKVLSLTDNIPLMTAWANDAGYDRIFVEQVRTFTDPGDVLIAISGSGNSPNVVEAVKLARRLGAETIGILGFKGGKLKDLVDRAVIVSSDDYGPIEDLHMALDHIVTTCLRDMIARDTSG